One segment of Papaver somniferum cultivar HN1 unplaced genomic scaffold, ASM357369v1 unplaced-scaffold_81, whole genome shotgun sequence DNA contains the following:
- the LOC113345373 gene encoding polyphenol oxidase I, chloroplastic-like, giving the protein MEESKSLMILAVVLVGLSSFSDVLKCQQQVEAIPFTTDLRTNILGIFNGAWLKMERAADEEVSKPKRIVLSPNLTTCHQSLSDADQPVYCCPPESETLEPIVDFQFPDTSKPIKVRKPAHLVDEDYIAKYNKAIDIMKSLPYQDPRNYIRQANMHCLYCTGSYNQQHSSSLLKIHRTWLFFPWHRMVLYFHERILGSLIGDENFALPFWNWDTPDGMFIPDMFLNGSMADTQRESSHLPPQVADINYDYVESGLGTSDQISANVALMYNQMVSGAKKAELFMGCPYKAGENGFCDGPGTIELAPHNPVHAWVGSNSNTEREDLGAFFTAARDPIFYAHHSNVDRLWNVWNELRSNKPPVEDPDWLESTFFFHNEKSQLVRIKVKDVLDTSKLRYDYENVENVWLSARPKPSVPPKIARHVLKMRDSENPFFGDSNQAIVLPAIGLKGRRLDTTIRVKLHRPKTHRSKIEKEQEEEILVIYGINISNDMYVKFDVYVNAVDETTIGPESREFAGTFVNMKRGIRIVMEKEDLVVQRKTTFKVGITELLEDLEADGDQTIFVTLVPRGGTCVSTSIDGVRIEYMQ; this is encoded by the exons ATGGAAGAATCAAAGAGTTTGATGATTCTGGCGGTAGtcttagttggattatcttcttttTCAGATGTTCTTAAATGTCAGCAGCAAGTTGAAGCCATTCCTTTTACGAC GGATCTAAGGACTAATATCCTTGGAATTTTCAATGGTGCATGGCTTAAAATGGAACGCGCAGCAGATGAAGAGGTTTCGAAACCGAAACGTATAGTATTAAGTCCAAACCTCACAACTTGTCATCAATCATTGTCAGATGCTGATCAACCAGTATACTGCTGTCCACCAGAAAGTGAAACATTGGAACCCATTGTTGATTTCCAGTTTCCTGACACTTCAAAACCGATTAAGGTTAGAAAGCCAGCTCACTTAGTTGATGAAGACTACATTGCAAAATATAACAAAGCTATCGACATTATGAAATCATTACCCTACCAAGATCCGCGCAACTATATCCGTCAAGCAAACATGCATTGTTTATACTGCACCGGATCTTACAATCAGCAGCACTCGAGTTCTCTACTCAAAATCCACAGAACATGGTTGTTTTTCCCATGGCACAGAATGGTGCTTTACTTTCACGAACGAATTCTTGGAAGTTTGATAGGTGATGAGAACTTTGCTCTACCATTCTGGAACTGGGATACTCCTGATGGCATGTTCATTCCTGATATGTTCTTGAATGGCTCCATGGCTGATACGCAACGCGAAAGCTCTCATCTGCCGCCTCAAGTAGCCGATATTAATTACGATTACGTTGAAAGTGGACTAGGAACCAGCGACCAAATTTCAGCCAATGTTGCTTTAATGTATAATCAAATGGTTTCAGGTGCTAAGAAGGCGGAGCTTTTCATGGGGTGTCCTTACAAAGCTGGGGAGAATGGGTTTTGTGATGGACCAGGAACTATTGAACTGGCACCACATAATCCAGTGCATGCTTGGGTTGGCAGCAACTCAAATACTGAAAGAGAAGATTTGGGTGCATTCTTTACAGCTGCAAGAGATCCAATTTTCTATGCGCATCACTCAAACGTCGATCGTCTTTGGAATGTATGGAATGAACTTCGCAGTAACAAGCCACCAGTAGAAGACCCGGATTGGTTAGAATCTACTTTCTTCTTCCACAATGAAAAATCGCAGCTGGTTAGAATCAAAGTCAAAGATGTCCTTGATACTTCTAAGCTTAGATATGATTATGAGAACGTTGAGAACGTATGGCTTAGTGCTCGACCTAAACCTTCTGTCCCACCGAAGATCGCTCGTCATGTACTGAAAATGAGAGACAGTGAGAATCCATTTTTTGGTGATTCTAATCAGGCTATTGTTTTACCTGCTATTGGGTTGAAGGGTAGGAGACTTGATACCACAATACGAGTGAAGCTACATAGGCCAAAAACACATAGAAGTAAGATagagaaagaacaagaagaggagATTTTAGTAATTTATGGAATTAATATTAGTAATGATATGTATGTTAAGTTTGATGTCTATGTAAATGCAGTCGATGAGACGACAATCGGTCCTGAATCAAGAGAGTTCGCTGGAACTTTTGTGAACATGAAGAGAGGAATAAGGATAGTCATGGAGAAAGAAGATTTGGTAGTGCAAAGGAAAACAACTTTTAAGGTAGGTATAACCGAGCTATTGGAAGATCTTGAGGCAGATGGAGACCAGACCATTTTTGTAACACTAGTACCGCGAGGAGGAACCTGCGTCAGTACAAGCATTGATGGGGTTCGGATAGAGTACATGCAATGA
- the LOC113345374 gene encoding uncharacterized vacuolar membrane protein YML018C-like has protein sequence MVLKKKKLTMSIEASRWVLGLFYLFAVALIWVASNFIVQSVISGGASPFLITYICNSLFTLCIPIFEIYRYFEDSPLKLWFWCSSNEINSHMDKVSDSDEVPLLTNRNGLMLDEQDVDNQLDAKGRLTRIRTAKVSLLLCPFWFLAYLTFNLSLKYTTVTSITILSNTSSLFAFLLSLCFLGEKFTWIKLISILLCMGGSVIVSVGDMESGLNATAIKPLLGDILSVVSASLYASFLCIFRKQIPVDDAESGRVSILQLYGYLGLLNTVIFLPVVALLHFTKLEQLNSLTWSQTGLIVCKGLIDNVLGDYLWAKAVLLTTATVATAGLTIQVPMAAGIDAIRGRAPSLMDYLGALVIMAGFAGINIRESENENGVPIDESYDSLPVSKISARTT, from the exons atggtattgaagaagaagaaattaacgaTGAGCATAGAAGCTTCAAGATGGGTTTTAGGTTTGTTTTACTTATTTGCTGTTGCATTAATCTGGGTTGCTTCTAATTTTATTGTACAATCAGTTATATCCGGTGGAGCTTCACCATTTCTTATCACTTACATCTGTAATTCATTGTTTACTTTATGTATTCCTATTTTTGAGATTTATCGTTATTTCGAGGACTCTCCATTAAAACTATGGTTCTGGTGTTCTAGTAATGAAATCAATAGTCATATGGATAAGGTGAGTGATTCAGATGAAGTACCTCTTTTGACGAACAGAAATGGTTTAATGCTCGACGAACAAGATGTGGATAACCAATTGGATGCAAAAGGACGGTTGACTCGTATAAGAACGGCTAAAGTTAGTTTGTTATTATGCCCTTTCTGGTTTCTGGCTTACCTCACTTTTAATCTCTCACTCAAGTATACTACTGTAACG TCGATTACGATCTTAAGCAACACGTCTAGCCTCTTTGCATTTTTGTTGTCTCTGTGTTTCTTAGGGGAGAAATTTACATGGATTAAGCTTATCAGTATTCTGTTGTGCATGGGAGGATCGGTAATTGTTAGTGTTGGTGATATGGAATCAGGGTTAAATGCAACTGCTATTAAGCCTCTCCTTGGAGATATTCTTTCTGTTGTCTCAGCTAGTCTATATGCCAGCTTCCTTTGTATTTTCCGTAAACAAATTCCGGTGGATGATGCGGAAAGTGGCCGCGTAAGTATTCTACAATTATATGGATATCTTGGATTGCTAAACACGGTGATTTTTCTACCGGTCGTGGCTTTGCTGCATTTTACAAAGTTGGAGCAGTTGAATAGTCTTACCTGGAGCCAGACAGGGCTTATTGTCTGCAAAG GCTTAATCGATAACGTGCTCGGAGATTATTTATGGGCAAAAGCTGTTTTACTAACAACAGCAACGGTGGCAACAGCCGGTCTTACAATTCAAGTGCCTATGGCTGCTGGTATTGACGCAATAAGAGGTCGTGCACCAAGTCTGATGGATTACCTTGGAGCTCTAGTAATCATGGCTGGATTTGCTGGTATAAACATCCGTGAATCTGAAAATGAGAATGGTGTTCCAATTGATGAGAGTTACGACTCATTACCAGTAAGTAAGATATCAGCTAGAACAACCTAG